GCCGAAGATCTCGACCGTGTGCGCCACGTTCACGAAGCCGTGCTCGGCGGCGACCGACTCGGCCCACTCCTCGACGGCCGGGCCCTCCACCTCGACGGCCTTGCCGCAGCCGCGGCACACCAGGTGGTGGTGGTGCTCGCCGGTCGAGCAGCGGCGGTACACGGCCTCGCCGTCGCTGGTGCGCAGCACGTCCACCTCGCCCGCGTCGGCGAGCGACTGGAGCGTGCGGTACACCGTCGTGAGGCCCACGGAGTCCCCGCGGTGCTTGAGCATGTCGTGCAGCTCCTGCGCGCTGCGGAACTCGTCCACCTCGTTCAGTGCCGCCGCGACGGCGGCGCGCTGCCGGGTCGACCGTGCGCGTACGCCGGGTCCTGCCGTCGCCACAGGTGCCTCCTTGCCCTCGGCCCGCTCACTCGTACGCCAATGCGTCCGCTTACGTCGGGCCATTCTGCCAGGCCCCGCGACGGGGCCCCGCAGCCGTCGTGCCGTCACTCGGCCGGATTCAGACCTTGACGTCGTCCGCCGTCCCGGGGGACGGCCGCACGCCGTCGTGCGCCCCCTGTGCCGCCTGCGCCGCCCGCGCCCGGCGCCGGGCCAGTGGCGCGGCCAGCGTGGCGAACACCACGAACACGGCGATGGCCAGCAGCACGATCGTCGCGCCCGGCGGGACGTCCTGGTAGTACGTGGTGACCGTGCCGCCCAGCGACACGGCCGTACCGATGAGCACCGCCACCGCGAACGTGGCGCGGAAGCTCCGGGTCAGCTGCTGCGCCGCCGCCACCGGCACCACCATCAGGGCGCTGACCAGCAGCAGCCCCACGACGCGCATGGCGACCGTCACGGTGACCGCGGCGGTCACGGCGACGAGCAGGTTCAGGGCCCGCACCGGCAGGCCCGTCACGCGTGCGAACTCCTCGTCCTGGCTGACGGCGAACAGCTGGCGGCGCAGCCCCAGCGACACCGCCACCACGAAAGCGGCGAGCACGCAGATCGCGACGACGTCCTCCTCTGACACGGTCGCCAGCGAACCGAACAGATAGCTGACCAGGTTCGCGTTGGAACCGGCCGGGGAGAGGCTGGTCAGCAGGACTCCGCCCGCCATGCCGCCGTAGAAGAGCAGGGCGAGCGCGATGTCGCCGCGCGTGCGCCCGTACATGCGGATCAGCTCCATCAGGACGGCGCCCGCGATCGAGACGGCGCCCGCGACCCACACGGGGTTGGCGGACATCAGGAAGCCGAGGCCGACGCCGGTCATGGCGACATGGCCGATTCCGTCGCCCATCAGGGCCTGCCGCCGCTGCACCAGGTGGATGCCGACGGCGGGCGCGGTGATGCCGACCAGGACGGCGGCGAGGAGCGCCCGCTGCATGAACGCGTGGTCGAGGATTTCCATGGTCAGGTCAGCAGTCCCGTGCGGAGCGGCTCGTCGGCCGCGTGCGGATGTACGTGGTCGTGGCCGGGCAGCGCGTGCTGGCCGACGGCCTCCGGCGGCGGCCCGTCGTGGACGACGCACCCGTCGCGCAGGACGATCGCGCGGTCGATCAGCGGCTCCAGCGGGCCCAGCTCGTGCAGGACGAGCAGCACGGTCGTGCCGTGCGCCACCTGCTCGTGCAGGGTCGCCGCCAGCACCTCCTGGCTGGCCAGGTCGACGCCCGCCATCGGCTCGTCCATGATCAGCAGCTCGGGCTCGGAGGCGAGGGCCCGGGCGATCAGCACCCGCTGGTGCTGGCCGCCGGAGAGCGCCCACACCGAGTCCTTCGCCCGGTCCGCGAGCCCGACCAGCTCGATGGCCCGGTCGACGGCCGCGCGGTCCGCCCTGGACGGCCAGCGCAGCCTCGTACGGGACAGGCGGCCCGACGACACGACCTCGCGGACCGTCGCGGGCACCCCGCTGGCGGCCGTGGTGCGCTGCGGGACGTAGCCGACGCGCGCCCAGTCGCGGAAGCGGCGCAGGTCGGTGCCGAACAGGGACACCGCCCCGCCGGTCAGCGGCACCTGTCCGATGACCGAGCGGACGGCGGTGGACTTGCCGGAGCCGTTGGCGCCGAGCAGGGCGACGACCTCGCCCCGGTGGACGGTGAAGTCCACGCCGCGCAGCACGGGGCGGGAGCCGAGCGTGGCCGTTGCCGCCCGGACGGAGATGACGGGCTCGCTGCTCACCGGGCCTCCAGGGGGTGTGCGTGCGGTGCGTACGGGGCGGGGCGGGTCACTTCGCGCCGAGCGCCTTCTGGAGCGCCGCCAGGTTGGACGCCATGACCTCCAGGTAGTCAGCGCCCTTGGACCGCTCGGTGATTCCCTCCAGCGGGTCCAGGACGTCGGTCTTCAGGCCGGTGTCCTTCGCGAGGGTCCTGGCGGTGCGGTCGCTGGCGAGCGTCTCGAAGAAGACGGTGGTGACCTTCTCCTTGCGCGCGACCTGCTGGAGCTCCTTGACGCGGGCGGGGCTGGGCTCGGACTCGGGGTCGAGGCCGGCGATGCCCTCCTGGTCCAGGCCGTAGCGCTCGGCGAGGTAGCCGAAGGCGGAGTGCGTGGTGATGAACGTCCGGGTGGTGGTGTTCTTCAGGCCATCGCGGAAGGACGCGTCCAGGGCGCCGAGCTTCTTCACCAGCTCGTCGGTGTTCTTCTTGTACGTGGCGGCGTTGTCCGGGTCGGCCTTGGCGAGGCGGTCGCCGACGCCCTTGGCGACCTCGGCGTACTTCACCGGGTCGAGCCAGATGTGCGGGTCGCCCCCGGCCTCGGAGTGGTCGTGCTCGTGGCCGCCCTCGTGGGACTCCTCGGCGTGGGCCTCGCCCTCGTGGGCCTCGTCCGTGTGGGGCTCGCCCTCGTGGGCGGAGTGGTCCTCGCTCGTGCCGTGCGTCTCGAGCGTGGTGAGGGTGGCGGCGTCGACGGTGTCCTTCACGCCCGCCTGCTTGATGGCCTCGTCCACGGCGGGCTGGAGGCCCTTGAGGTAGAGGACGAAACCGGCGTCCTGGAGCTCGGCTATCTGGCGCGGCTTGAGTTCGAGATCGTGCGGCTCGACTCCGGGCCGCGTCAGTGTGGTCACGGAGACCTTGTCGCCGCCGATCTGTTCGGCGAGGAACTGCATCGGGTAGAACGACGCCACAACGTCCAGTTTGCCGTCCTTGTTCTGCTCCGCGCCTCCGGAGGAACCGGAGCAGGCGGAGAGGGTGACCAGGCCGAGGACAGCGGCACCGGCGACGGCGGTGGTGGATATGGAGCGACGTACGTTCATGACACTCATTTTCAACTTTTGTGGAAACGATTGTCAACAAAGGGGCCGAGTGGTCCCCGCCACCCACCGATTTGATCCCAAGGGCGCGCCCGCCGCTAATCTGAGGCATTCGCCGTTCGTCACCGTCGTATGAAGAGAGCACCGTGGCCGCCGACAAGATCGACACCATCGTCAGCCTGAGCAAGCGCCGTGGCTTCGTCTACCCCTGCAGTGAGATCTACGGCGGCCAGCGCGCCGCCTGGGACTACGGGCCGCTCGGCGTGGAGCTGAAGGAGAACATCAAGCGCCAGTGGTGGCGTTACATGGTCACGTCCCGCGAGGACGTCGTCGGCCTCGACTCGTCGGTGATCCTGGCCTCCGAGGTCTGGGAGGCCTCCGGCCACGTCGCGACCTTCACCGACCCGCTCACCGAGTGCACCTCCTGCCACAAGCGCTACCGCGCCGACCACCTGGAGGAGGCCTACGAGGAGAAGCACGGCCGCCTCCCCGCGAACGGCCTCGCCGACCTGAACTGCCCCAACTGCGGCAACAAGGGCACCTTCACCGAGCCCAAGCAGTTCTCCGGCCTGCTCTCCACGCACCTCGGCCCCACGCAGGACTCCGGTTCCGTCGCCTACCTGCGTCCCGAGACGGCGCAGGGCATCTTCACCAACTTCGCCCAGGTGCAGCAGACTTCCCGCAAGAAGCCGCCCTTCGGCATCGCGCAGATGGGCAAGTCCTTCCGCAACGAGATCACGCCGGGCAACTTCATCTTCCGGACCCGTGAGTTCGAGCAGATGGAGATGGAGTTCTTCGTCAAGCCGGGCGAGGACGAGACGTGGCACGAGTACTGGATGGAGCAGCGCTGGAACTGGTACAC
This genomic window from Streptomyces thermolilacinus SPC6 contains:
- a CDS encoding Fur family transcriptional regulator, with translation MATAGPGVRARSTRQRAAVAAALNEVDEFRSAQELHDMLKHRGDSVGLTTVYRTLQSLADAGEVDVLRTSDGEAVYRRCSTGEHHHHLVCRGCGKAVEVEGPAVEEWAESVAAEHGFVNVAHTVEIFGTCAECAAAADRTAG
- a CDS encoding metal ABC transporter permease; the protein is MEILDHAFMQRALLAAVLVGITAPAVGIHLVQRRQALMGDGIGHVAMTGVGLGFLMSANPVWVAGAVSIAGAVLMELIRMYGRTRGDIALALLFYGGMAGGVLLTSLSPAGSNANLVSYLFGSLATVSEEDVVAICVLAAFVVAVSLGLRRQLFAVSQDEEFARVTGLPVRALNLLVAVTAAVTVTVAMRVVGLLLVSALMVVPVAAAQQLTRSFRATFAVAVLIGTAVSLGGTVTTYYQDVPPGATIVLLAIAVFVVFATLAAPLARRRARAAQAAQGAHDGVRPSPGTADDVKV
- a CDS encoding metal ABC transporter ATP-binding protein, which gives rise to MSSEPVISVRAATATLGSRPVLRGVDFTVHRGEVVALLGANGSGKSTAVRSVIGQVPLTGGAVSLFGTDLRRFRDWARVGYVPQRTTAASGVPATVREVVSSGRLSRTRLRWPSRADRAAVDRAIELVGLADRAKDSVWALSGGQHQRVLIARALASEPELLIMDEPMAGVDLASQEVLAATLHEQVAHGTTVLLVLHELGPLEPLIDRAIVLRDGCVVHDGPPPEAVGQHALPGHDHVHPHAADEPLRTGLLT
- a CDS encoding metal ABC transporter substrate-binding protein, translated to MNVRRSISTTAVAGAAVLGLVTLSACSGSSGGAEQNKDGKLDVVASFYPMQFLAEQIGGDKVSVTTLTRPGVEPHDLELKPRQIAELQDAGFVLYLKGLQPAVDEAIKQAGVKDTVDAATLTTLETHGTSEDHSAHEGEPHTDEAHEGEAHAEESHEGGHEHDHSEAGGDPHIWLDPVKYAEVAKGVGDRLAKADPDNAATYKKNTDELVKKLGALDASFRDGLKNTTTRTFITTHSAFGYLAERYGLDQEGIAGLDPESEPSPARVKELQQVARKEKVTTVFFETLASDRTARTLAKDTGLKTDVLDPLEGITERSKGADYLEVMASNLAALQKALGAK
- a CDS encoding glycine--tRNA ligase, whose protein sequence is MAADKIDTIVSLSKRRGFVYPCSEIYGGQRAAWDYGPLGVELKENIKRQWWRYMVTSREDVVGLDSSVILASEVWEASGHVATFTDPLTECTSCHKRYRADHLEEAYEEKHGRLPANGLADLNCPNCGNKGTFTEPKQFSGLLSTHLGPTQDSGSVAYLRPETAQGIFTNFAQVQQTSRKKPPFGIAQMGKSFRNEITPGNFIFRTREFEQMEMEFFVKPGEDETWHEYWMEQRWNWYTDLGLREENMRWYEHPKEKLSHYSKRTADIEYRFRFGGSEWGELEGVANRTDYDLTAHSRASGTDLSFYDQEAGERWTPYVIEPAAGVGRTMLAFLLDAYVEDEAPNAKGKMEKRTSLRLDPRLAPVKVAVLPLSRNPELSPKAKGLAADLRKNWNIEFDDAGAIGRRYRRQDEIGTPYCVTVDFDTLEDNAVTVRERDSMKQERVSLDQIQGYLASRLIGC